From Crateriforma spongiae, a single genomic window includes:
- a CDS encoding YkgJ family cysteine cluster protein, giving the protein MAPRPPKKRRREDYPADANLCEHCTAKCCHYFALPIEEPASRRDFDFMRWYLLHDRASVFVDSDTWYLLVHTTCKHLQEDHRCGIYETRPQICRDYTTAECEFEDDWCYEKYFESPEQIDEYADAMFGPQFPDPTLADHHALRSRRPTGLPIAAAH; this is encoded by the coding sequence CTGGCACCACGCCCGCCCAAAAAGCGGCGGCGTGAAGACTATCCTGCCGACGCTAATTTGTGTGAACACTGTACCGCCAAGTGCTGTCACTACTTTGCATTGCCGATCGAAGAACCCGCGTCACGACGCGACTTTGATTTCATGCGGTGGTACCTGCTGCATGATCGCGCGTCGGTCTTCGTGGATTCGGATACCTGGTACCTGCTGGTCCACACGACTTGCAAACACCTGCAGGAAGACCATCGCTGCGGGATCTACGAAACACGGCCACAGATCTGTCGCGACTACACCACCGCTGAATGCGAATTCGAAGACGACTGGTGCTACGAAAAGTACTTCGAATCGCCCGAGCAAATTGACGAGTACGCCGACGCGATGTTCGGGCCACAGTTTCCCGATCCAACGTTGGCCGATCATCATGCCCTGCGTAGCCGCCGCCCGACGGGCCTGCCGATCGCCGCGGCCCATTGA
- a CDS encoding formyltransferase family protein, which translates to MEVVITALGPDSTGLADPIIHHVTGRGARINEIQMYDHDEEQLFAMLCRIDLESAEYEPMIDAMRQIGDHTKLSIRVWSPDRNVAKPRIALCGTFVEHTPRAVLEAARSGEINADVTVLISNRKKLAPLADQFDIPFEMIGDKAGAADDREMVHVMDRYDVDYVVLARYMRILPAATCWQFAGGRILNLHHGLLPGFPGFRPYHDAYNARMLTFGATCHFIIPELDAGNQTVNQRTFSVAPGTPLDSVISRGERENEPACLVEGVRRVVDREVQLRFHRVVARRGGHR; encoded by the coding sequence ATGGAAGTCGTCATCACCGCTCTGGGCCCGGACAGCACCGGCCTGGCTGACCCGATCATTCACCATGTGACCGGACGGGGCGCCCGAATCAATGAGATTCAGATGTATGACCATGACGAAGAACAGCTGTTCGCGATGCTGTGTCGGATCGATCTGGAATCGGCCGAATACGAGCCGATGATCGACGCGATGCGTCAAATCGGTGATCACACCAAGCTGTCGATCCGAGTCTGGAGCCCCGATCGAAACGTCGCCAAGCCACGGATTGCTCTGTGCGGCACCTTTGTCGAACACACCCCGCGGGCGGTCCTGGAAGCGGCACGCAGCGGTGAAATCAACGCGGACGTGACGGTCCTGATCAGCAATCGCAAAAAACTGGCTCCCCTGGCCGACCAGTTCGACATCCCGTTCGAAATGATCGGTGACAAGGCGGGGGCGGCCGATGACCGCGAAATGGTTCACGTGATGGATCGCTACGACGTCGACTACGTCGTGCTGGCCCGCTACATGCGGATCTTGCCTGCGGCGACGTGTTGGCAGTTTGCCGGCGGACGGATTTTGAATCTCCATCACGGACTCTTGCCAGGCTTTCCCGGTTTCCGGCCCTACCACGACGCCTACAACGCTCGCATGCTGACCTTCGGGGCGACCTGTCACTTCATCATTCCCGAATTGGACGCGGGCAACCAAACGGTCAACCAGCGGACCTTCTCGGTCGCGCCGGGAACCCCACTGGATTCGGTCATCTCACGCGGTGAACGCGAAAACGAACCCGCCTGTCTGGTCGAAGGTGTCCGGCGAGTGGTCGACCGCGAGGTGCAATTGCGTTTCCACCGTGTCGTAGCCCGGCGCGGCGGTCATCGCTAA
- a CDS encoding SGNH/GDSL hydrolase family protein — protein MSRRKVWWFRSLAILIGLLPLVAAEIVLRIVDDSSVTWDDPLVDVSRQPALFIPNEAGNRFIVDPQRGNYFRPASFATEKVAGTRRVFVLGGSTVQGRPYAHETAFSTWLSLWMQAADPDHPPEVVNVGGVSYASYRVSRLLEEVLQHQPDLIVLYTGHNEFLEDRTYAATRARGRWQRLMDGMATTSATVRFVKKRLGGNANPLSPTLAPEVDARLDHVGGLDAYRRDPSWRRSVETDFDASIRSMVERCRRAAVPILVCVPASDRVRTPPFKTVADPSLPDPQQQWIDHGWQEVLTGQDASKKSSVCKQILQTDPLHAGANYYLGRQRWDGGIRDQTTRTFLTVARDCDVCPLRATSPIVTSVRSITAEADASVDVSKLFDEDNDSVEDPDWFVDHIHPSIAGHQRIAQAILRALQRSGWIQVSADAEAKFSQLRDQHLASLGEEYFLRGRARLRGLQQWASGRVGQSDQ, from the coding sequence ATGTCACGGCGAAAAGTTTGGTGGTTCCGGTCACTGGCGATTTTGATCGGTCTGTTACCACTGGTTGCCGCGGAGATCGTGCTGCGAATTGTCGATGATTCGTCGGTCACTTGGGACGATCCACTGGTCGATGTTTCCCGCCAACCGGCGTTGTTCATCCCCAATGAAGCGGGCAACCGGTTCATCGTCGATCCACAGCGTGGGAACTACTTTCGGCCCGCATCTTTCGCCACCGAAAAGGTCGCCGGGACCCGGCGCGTCTTTGTGTTGGGCGGGTCCACCGTTCAAGGCCGTCCCTACGCACACGAAACGGCGTTTTCCACCTGGCTTTCCCTATGGATGCAAGCTGCCGATCCGGATCATCCGCCGGAAGTCGTGAACGTCGGCGGAGTTTCGTATGCCAGTTATCGCGTGTCGCGATTGCTGGAAGAAGTCCTACAGCACCAGCCAGATTTGATCGTGCTGTACACCGGGCACAACGAGTTCCTGGAAGACCGCACTTACGCGGCGACACGTGCACGAGGTCGCTGGCAACGCTTGATGGATGGCATGGCCACCACATCGGCGACGGTACGTTTCGTCAAGAAGCGTCTGGGCGGCAACGCGAATCCACTGTCACCGACGCTTGCACCGGAGGTCGATGCCCGGTTGGATCATGTCGGCGGTTTGGATGCGTACCGTCGCGACCCTTCGTGGCGCCGCAGCGTCGAAACTGACTTTGATGCCTCGATCAGGTCGATGGTCGAAAGGTGTCGCCGCGCAGCCGTTCCGATTCTGGTTTGTGTTCCCGCGTCGGACCGTGTCCGTACGCCGCCATTCAAAACGGTTGCAGATCCAAGTTTGCCAGATCCACAACAGCAATGGATCGACCATGGGTGGCAAGAAGTTTTAACTGGCCAGGACGCATCGAAAAAATCATCGGTTTGCAAACAAATTCTTCAAACCGATCCACTTCACGCGGGAGCCAATTACTACTTGGGGCGTCAACGTTGGGACGGCGGGATCCGTGATCAAACCACGCGTACTTTCTTGACCGTCGCCCGCGACTGCGACGTGTGTCCGTTGCGTGCGACCAGTCCCATCGTCACCAGTGTGCGATCGATCACGGCCGAGGCCGATGCATCAGTGGATGTTTCCAAACTGTTTGATGAAGACAACGATTCGGTGGAAGACCCGGATTGGTTTGTGGACCATATCCACCCGTCAATCGCCGGACACCAACGGATCGCCCAAGCCATCCTGCGGGCTTTGCAACGATCGGGTTGGATTCAGGTATCCGCTGACGCGGAAGCGAAATTTTCGCAACTTCGCGACCAACATCTCGCTTCGCTGGGCGAAGAATATTTTCTGCGGGGGCGGGCCCGTTTACGTGGTCTGCAACAATGGGCGTCCGGACGTGTCGGGCAATCTGATCAGTGA
- a CDS encoding arylsulfatase, producing the protein MIRNRIVCSIFTVMALTVIGGTAAGAEKPNMIFILADDLGYGDLGCYGQKVIQTPRLDQMAAEGMRFTQFYAGNTVCAPSRSVLMTGQHMGHTFVRGNANTDMSIQALRDEDVTVAEVLKTAGYTNGLVGKWGLGEVDNEGFPLQQGFDSFFGYLNQVHAHNYYPEFLWSGDQKLKLRNKVKRNDKSYGGFTGGYATKRIDYSHDLFVEQAADFINQQQATDGPFFLYLALTIPHANNEATRMMGNGAEVPDFGIYADRDWSDQDKGQAAMITRMDGDVGRILDQLRKLEIAENTLVFFSSDNGPHDEAGHNLDRFDPNGPLQGIKRALYEGGIRVPGIAWWPGTVAEGSTSDHIAYFGDWMATAAELAGATPPSDLDSISFAPTLMGQPDRQRRHEFLYWEFYEQGSRQAVRFDQFKAIRQPMFTGKVELYDVDQDISESNNIAADHPEIVAKATKMMDDSHQPNPNWEIRGRAPKR; encoded by the coding sequence ATGATTCGAAATCGCATCGTTTGTTCGATCTTCACCGTGATGGCGTTGACCGTCATCGGCGGCACCGCCGCCGGCGCGGAAAAGCCCAACATGATTTTCATTCTGGCCGACGACCTGGGCTACGGTGACCTGGGCTGCTACGGTCAAAAAGTCATCCAGACGCCCCGCTTGGACCAAATGGCCGCCGAGGGCATGCGGTTCACACAGTTCTATGCGGGCAACACGGTTTGCGCCCCCAGTCGCAGTGTGCTGATGACCGGCCAACACATGGGTCACACGTTTGTTCGCGGTAATGCCAACACGGACATGTCGATTCAAGCGCTGCGTGATGAAGACGTCACCGTGGCAGAAGTCTTGAAGACCGCCGGTTACACCAACGGTTTGGTGGGCAAATGGGGACTGGGCGAAGTCGACAACGAAGGCTTTCCGTTACAGCAAGGCTTTGATTCATTCTTCGGATACCTGAACCAAGTCCACGCCCATAATTACTACCCGGAATTCTTGTGGTCGGGCGATCAAAAACTGAAGCTTCGTAACAAAGTCAAACGCAACGACAAATCTTACGGCGGCTTCACCGGCGGCTACGCAACCAAACGCATCGATTACAGCCATGACTTGTTCGTCGAACAGGCCGCCGACTTTATCAATCAGCAACAAGCGACCGACGGTCCGTTCTTTTTGTACTTGGCTTTGACGATCCCACATGCCAACAACGAGGCGACTCGGATGATGGGCAACGGCGCCGAAGTGCCCGACTTTGGGATCTATGCCGATCGCGATTGGTCCGATCAAGACAAGGGCCAAGCAGCGATGATTACCCGCATGGACGGCGACGTCGGACGAATCTTGGACCAATTACGCAAGCTTGAGATCGCCGAAAATACATTGGTATTTTTCAGCAGCGACAACGGGCCCCACGACGAAGCCGGACACAACTTGGACCGCTTTGATCCCAACGGCCCGCTGCAAGGGATCAAGCGAGCCTTATACGAAGGCGGCATCCGAGTTCCCGGAATCGCTTGGTGGCCGGGCACCGTTGCCGAGGGATCCACGAGCGACCACATCGCATACTTCGGCGACTGGATGGCGACGGCGGCGGAGTTGGCCGGCGCGACACCGCCCAGCGACTTGGACAGCATCAGTTTCGCGCCGACCCTGATGGGCCAACCCGACCGGCAAAGGCGGCACGAATTTCTGTACTGGGAATTCTATGAACAGGGCAGCCGCCAAGCCGTCCGCTTTGACCAGTTCAAAGCCATCCGCCAACCGATGTTCACCGGCAAGGTCGAATTGTACGACGTGGACCAAGACATTTCGGAATCCAACAACATCGCCGCCGACCACCCGGAAATCGTGGCCAAGGCGACGAAGATGATGGACGATTCACACCAGCCGAATCCGAACTGGGAAATCCGCGGACGCGCTCCGAAACGCTGA
- a CDS encoding glycoside hydrolase family 2 protein, with the protein MKHPTIKNHAIVALAILCLVASVLGPPAVAQDLTPAQPATPTMLTRWGKNVTAENAWTEYPRPQFRREDAWQCLNGHWDYAVTGRDLGSFPDQADGKILVPFCIESTLSGVGRLLQPNETLWYKRTFTHQPAEGERTHLHFEAVDYQTTVFVNGQKIGQHIGSSDPFRFDITDAVHEGENEIVVQVIDETAPHQTLGKQTKNPKGIYYTRVSGIWQTVWLEQVPERHIAGVKMKPRLHEDTLRVLPTLAGPKVDGERMVIRVHDNGRTIATADSSLSVSLPGAKRWSPDSPHLYDITLQLIDASGNVIDQVESYAAMREFGIQRDEDGHLRLTLNGEPIFHYGPLDQGWWPDGLLTPPSDEAMCFDVDYLKQAGFNMIRKHIKVEPRRFYSHCDKVGMLVWQDMPSTGGRPEWTRMKPGPDATTWPPEETWDEARRNQFRSELKAMVEKLRNSPSVAMWVPFNERWGQHDTIGVGRFMENLDVRRPINIASGGNFFPVGDVADHHSYPHPDFPLDDARFADYVKVVGEFGGHGLVIQGHQWNPKMRNWGYGGLPKTPQEYKERYQTTLKQLAELRTQGIAAGVYTQTTDVEGEVNGLMTYDREVQKLSADELAQMHRDAGF; encoded by the coding sequence ATGAAACATCCCACGATAAAGAATCACGCGATCGTTGCCCTGGCGATCCTCTGCCTCGTCGCCTCTGTATTGGGTCCGCCCGCCGTGGCCCAAGATTTGACGCCCGCCCAGCCGGCCACGCCGACGATGTTGACCCGCTGGGGAAAGAACGTCACGGCCGAAAACGCTTGGACGGAATACCCCCGCCCCCAGTTTCGTCGCGAAGACGCTTGGCAATGCCTGAATGGGCATTGGGATTACGCGGTGACCGGGCGCGACCTCGGATCTTTCCCCGATCAGGCGGACGGCAAAATTCTAGTGCCGTTCTGCATCGAGTCGACGCTCAGTGGTGTCGGCCGATTGCTACAGCCCAACGAGACGCTTTGGTACAAGCGGACATTCACGCACCAGCCGGCCGAAGGCGAACGGACGCATTTGCATTTCGAAGCGGTGGACTATCAGACAACGGTCTTCGTCAATGGCCAAAAGATCGGCCAACATATCGGCAGCAGTGATCCGTTCCGCTTTGACATCACCGATGCGGTCCACGAGGGCGAAAACGAAATCGTGGTTCAAGTGATCGATGAAACCGCCCCACATCAAACCTTGGGCAAACAAACCAAGAATCCCAAAGGCATCTACTACACGCGGGTCTCAGGGATTTGGCAAACCGTGTGGCTGGAACAGGTCCCCGAGCGTCACATCGCCGGCGTGAAGATGAAACCTCGATTGCACGAAGACACCCTGCGTGTCCTGCCAACCTTGGCCGGTCCGAAAGTCGACGGCGAACGAATGGTCATCCGCGTCCACGACAACGGCCGAACGATTGCAACGGCCGATTCATCGCTCAGTGTCTCTCTGCCCGGTGCAAAACGCTGGAGTCCCGATTCGCCACATCTATACGACATCACGCTGCAATTGATTGACGCCAGTGGCAACGTGATCGATCAGGTCGAATCGTATGCCGCCATGCGTGAATTCGGCATCCAGCGCGATGAAGACGGACATCTGCGTCTGACGCTCAACGGCGAACCGATCTTTCACTACGGACCGTTGGATCAAGGCTGGTGGCCGGACGGATTGCTGACACCGCCCAGCGACGAAGCGATGTGCTTTGACGTCGACTACTTGAAGCAGGCCGGATTCAACATGATCCGCAAACACATCAAGGTCGAACCGCGACGGTTTTACAGCCACTGTGACAAAGTCGGCATGCTGGTTTGGCAGGACATGCCCAGCACCGGCGGGCGTCCCGAATGGACACGGATGAAACCTGGCCCTGATGCCACGACGTGGCCGCCGGAAGAAACCTGGGATGAAGCACGCCGCAACCAGTTTCGGTCCGAACTGAAAGCAATGGTTGAAAAACTGCGCAACAGCCCCAGCGTCGCCATGTGGGTCCCGTTCAACGAACGATGGGGACAGCACGACACGATCGGTGTCGGCCGATTCATGGAAAACTTGGACGTGCGTCGTCCGATCAACATTGCCAGCGGTGGCAACTTCTTCCCCGTCGGTGACGTCGCCGATCACCACAGTTACCCGCATCCGGACTTCCCGCTGGACGATGCCCGCTTTGCCGACTACGTCAAAGTCGTGGGCGAATTCGGCGGGCATGGCTTGGTGATCCAAGGCCACCAGTGGAACCCCAAAATGCGCAACTGGGGATACGGCGGACTGCCCAAGACGCCGCAAGAGTACAAGGAGCGTTATCAAACGACGCTAAAACAATTGGCCGAACTACGAACGCAGGGCATCGCCGCGGGCGTCTATACCCAAACCACCGACGTCGAAGGCGAAGTCAACGGTTTGATGACCTACGACCGTGAAGTCCAAAAACTGTCGGCCGACGAGCTGGCCCAGATGCACCGCGACGCGGGCTTCTAA
- a CDS encoding U32 family peptidase — translation MNPSEKSAEHPSRPRPELLAPAGDWDCVRAAICNGADAVYFGLDCGFNARYRAKNFGLDDLDELMRTLRLHGVRGYMTMNTLAFPSEMPELVPVIQRVAAAGVDAVLVQDFGVARLVHTVCPDLPIHASTQMSLTSAETIRVAADLGIERVVLARELSIAEIRKIHDATDLPLEAFIHGALCVAYSGQCLTSESLGGRSANRGHCAQACRLPYELVCDGEDRDLGDVRYLLSPQDLAGYAAIPDMIDAGVMSLKIEGRLKTAEYVANITGHYRRAIDRAVQGESTELSEQARQEMELSFSRGFAPGWLEGNDHKRLVPGLYSAKQGLAAGVVDDVRGDRIRLKLRCNIALGDGVSVQSKSDQGKFQGSRVYAIEQAGQSVRSAHAGQVVWLAFGHGDLDFGAIGADDPVFKNDDPQLNRRLRQTYTGKQDDAGLSVDLAVHAAGGQPLRLEARIGTAISEMVRSEKPLEKANKRPADAAMIREKLGQLGDTEFQLGDVRIEIQDQPMVPVSVLKSLRRDLVGRLRDRLTSPPVRRIQPDAGIELLKPWGQPRAAQNAGVEPPSGAPSLAVLCRTMDQVQAAMDSGVSLVYADFHQPRDYRHAVDAGRQRGVTVGLATVRMHKPGENALLNAVSKYQPDLILARNLAAIEHAGKVGIDCVADFSLNITNHRSAQWLCEQGVGRLTASYDLNRDQLKDLVDSVPADRLEVVVHQHMPLFHMEHCVFCSVLSPGTNKTNCGRPCDRHVVQLRDRVGALHPLQADIACRNTLYNASPQSGAEVVADLIRRGVGWYRVELLSQDAEDTRRVIRLYQDLLAGRVDGGNVWRTLQATNRVGVTRGTLEPKRNPLAIL, via the coding sequence ATGAATCCAAGTGAAAAAAGTGCCGAACACCCGTCACGTCCGCGGCCTGAACTGCTTGCCCCCGCTGGCGACTGGGACTGCGTTCGTGCGGCGATTTGCAATGGTGCCGACGCGGTCTATTTCGGGTTGGATTGTGGATTCAACGCTCGGTACCGGGCCAAGAATTTCGGCTTGGATGATTTGGACGAATTGATGCGGACCCTGCGTTTGCATGGCGTTCGCGGCTACATGACGATGAACACGCTGGCGTTTCCCAGCGAGATGCCTGAATTGGTCCCGGTGATCCAACGGGTCGCCGCCGCGGGTGTTGATGCCGTGCTGGTCCAAGATTTTGGCGTCGCCAGGTTGGTTCACACGGTGTGTCCCGATTTGCCCATCCATGCGTCGACGCAGATGAGCTTGACTAGCGCGGAGACGATTCGTGTGGCGGCCGACCTGGGAATCGAACGCGTCGTGTTGGCTCGCGAATTGTCGATTGCCGAGATCCGCAAGATTCACGACGCGACCGACTTGCCACTGGAAGCCTTCATCCACGGTGCACTATGCGTCGCCTATTCCGGGCAATGCCTGACCAGCGAATCGTTGGGCGGACGCAGTGCCAATCGCGGTCACTGTGCCCAAGCATGCCGACTGCCTTATGAATTGGTCTGTGACGGTGAAGATCGTGACCTGGGCGATGTCCGCTATCTGTTGAGCCCCCAGGACTTGGCTGGTTACGCTGCGATCCCCGACATGATCGACGCCGGCGTGATGTCACTGAAGATCGAGGGGCGTCTGAAAACGGCGGAATATGTCGCCAACATCACCGGACATTATCGTCGTGCGATCGACCGAGCCGTCCAAGGTGAATCGACCGAGTTATCCGAGCAAGCCCGGCAAGAAATGGAACTGTCCTTTTCACGTGGGTTCGCCCCTGGATGGCTGGAAGGCAACGATCACAAACGCTTGGTGCCCGGTTTGTATTCGGCAAAGCAAGGTTTGGCCGCCGGCGTGGTCGACGACGTTCGGGGCGACCGCATCCGATTGAAACTCCGGTGCAACATCGCGCTTGGCGATGGTGTTTCGGTTCAGTCCAAATCCGATCAAGGCAAATTCCAGGGCAGCCGTGTCTATGCGATCGAGCAAGCCGGACAGTCGGTTCGGTCGGCCCATGCGGGGCAAGTCGTCTGGCTGGCATTCGGACACGGCGATTTGGATTTCGGCGCGATTGGCGCGGATGATCCGGTCTTCAAGAACGACGATCCGCAACTGAATCGGCGGCTACGACAAACGTACACGGGCAAACAAGACGACGCCGGTTTGTCGGTTGATCTTGCGGTGCACGCCGCCGGCGGCCAGCCACTGCGACTGGAAGCACGGATCGGGACCGCGATCAGCGAGATGGTCCGCTCCGAAAAGCCACTGGAAAAAGCCAATAAACGGCCCGCCGATGCGGCCATGATTCGCGAAAAACTGGGGCAGTTAGGCGACACCGAATTTCAGCTGGGTGACGTTCGAATCGAAATCCAGGACCAGCCGATGGTGCCGGTCAGCGTCTTGAAATCGCTGCGTCGCGACTTGGTCGGCCGGTTGCGCGATCGCTTGACTTCGCCACCGGTCCGGCGGATTCAACCTGATGCGGGAATTGAACTGCTCAAGCCGTGGGGCCAACCGAGGGCGGCCCAAAATGCCGGCGTCGAACCGCCCTCTGGTGCCCCGTCCTTGGCCGTTTTATGCCGAACCATGGACCAAGTCCAAGCGGCCATGGATTCCGGCGTGTCGCTGGTCTACGCCGATTTTCACCAACCTCGCGATTACCGACATGCCGTCGATGCGGGCCGGCAACGCGGTGTGACCGTCGGGCTGGCGACGGTGCGGATGCACAAGCCGGGGGAAAATGCTTTGCTGAATGCCGTTAGCAAGTATCAACCCGATTTGATTTTGGCAAGAAACTTGGCCGCGATCGAACATGCGGGGAAGGTCGGCATTGATTGCGTCGCCGATTTTTCGCTGAACATCACCAACCATCGATCGGCCCAGTGGCTTTGCGAGCAGGGTGTGGGGCGATTGACCGCGTCGTATGACTTGAATCGTGACCAATTGAAAGACTTGGTCGACAGTGTGCCGGCGGACCGATTGGAAGTCGTCGTTCATCAACACATGCCGTTGTTCCACATGGAGCACTGTGTGTTTTGCAGCGTGCTTTCGCCGGGAACCAACAAGACCAATTGTGGTCGCCCCTGTGATCGACACGTCGTTCAACTGCGTGACCGGGTGGGCGCCTTGCATCCCCTGCAAGCCGACATCGCGTGCCGAAATACGTTGTACAACGCTTCGCCGCAAAGCGGTGCCGAAGTGGTGGCGGACTTGATTCGCCGCGGCGTCGGTTGGTATCGGGTGGAACTGCTAAGCCAGGATGCCGAAGACACACGGCGAGTCATTCGGCTGTACCAGGACTTGTTGGCCGGTCGTGTCGATGGCGGCAACGTGTGGCGAACTTTGCAAGCGACCAATCGTGTCGGCGTCACGCGAGGAACGTTGGAACCGAAACGAAACCCGTTGGCGATTCTTTAG
- a CDS encoding 4'-phosphopantetheinyl transferase family protein, giving the protein MPDAIATATSTTAQIQLWHAPSSAQQPGRIETQCQRWMPVAEVQAAQRFRRPTTRHQHIIGRGMSRRLLGGDGVDPHAIEFHWLPHGKPEVRRPDEAKQAFNVAHTDGLVVCGIANTDDILLGVDVEPLDRKTDAKLAERYFSKPEIEHLSRCRDRVQRQQTFLRIWTLKESFIKAIGTGLHTPLGHFAFEKIDDDQPVLRVLQPGLDQGRYWTFRCFSPRPGYIASVAIGATADTLRCNYLLQRLETLCIDPDDPDLP; this is encoded by the coding sequence GTGCCCGACGCCATCGCCACTGCCACATCGACAACCGCCCAAATCCAGCTTTGGCATGCGCCTTCATCCGCCCAGCAGCCTGGCCGAATTGAAACTCAGTGCCAACGTTGGATGCCGGTCGCCGAGGTCCAGGCGGCTCAGCGATTCCGTCGTCCCACCACGCGTCACCAGCACATCATCGGGCGTGGGATGAGCCGCCGGTTGTTGGGCGGCGACGGGGTCGATCCACACGCGATTGAATTCCACTGGCTGCCGCATGGCAAACCGGAAGTTCGACGGCCCGATGAAGCCAAGCAGGCGTTCAACGTCGCGCACACCGACGGGTTGGTCGTCTGCGGCATTGCCAACACAGACGACATCTTGCTGGGCGTGGATGTCGAACCGCTGGACCGCAAGACCGATGCGAAGCTGGCCGAGCGATATTTTTCCAAGCCCGAGATTGAACACTTGTCGCGGTGCCGCGATCGAGTTCAGCGACAACAGACATTCCTGCGAATCTGGACGCTGAAGGAATCATTCATCAAAGCGATCGGCACGGGGCTGCACACGCCGCTGGGCCATTTCGCATTCGAAAAGATTGACGACGACCAACCGGTCTTGCGTGTGTTGCAACCGGGACTGGATCAAGGACGCTACTGGACGTTTCGTTGCTTCAGCCCACGCCCCGGCTACATCGCGTCGGTCGCCATCGGCGCGACCGCAGACACGCTCCGGTGCAACTACCTGTTGCAAAGGCTGGAAACGCTTTGCATCGACCCGGACGATCCTGACTTGCCCTAA